The following are encoded together in the Maridesulfovibrio frigidus DSM 17176 genome:
- a CDS encoding PAS domain-containing hybrid sensor histidine kinase/response regulator, translating to MSIRIQEQILFDLAMAFGNSLDLKDVLTEGLPIYLRRLGCMAGAVLMTSTDDGFLGCKIVSSYPVLGKTPEAITSLIDMVKSNSDCKATDEFCSKLPMHKIIAGRNAYLMELPGFGFLVLLKSGHPLGKSLITSLLPINTKIANACISCVSYQRYAELNSELHKEVAERKIAVRELMDSERRHRVIFEYSPLGMIHFDSDGLIKDCNEPFARLMGSTRQDLLGFDSVQNTSPKMSAAIKIAISGTPSLYEDYYTSVVGGNVVYLRAVFNPVTPGKAKSEVIATIEDFAKRKEAEESLRQSESRLSKILSSIQAGVLLIDPATRTIVDSNTEACRLIGLEKEQIVGRVCHDFICAAEKGKCPVLDLKQDVDKSERILLTASGAKLTVQKTVSTIIIDGKEQLLECFVDITQRKEAEEQLIKAKDAIENYAKILEDTNDQLTKTTASRDDLEQEVADRKRAESRLRESRQLYQELVENAASIILRIDKNGRITFFNEYAERLFGFSRDEIIGRKTVGTIIPEVDSSGRFLNGFVDKMFHNPEGFVNHENENMLKDGSRIWVAWSNKALYNSDNEFTEMLCVGSDITERRNSERALRFAKLQAEAANRAKSEFLANMSHEIRTPMNAILGVADLLADSELNEEQRHYIRLFESAGESLMNLINEILDLSKIETGHMELESVPFSIPVLLGDISAIMEISADSKGLDYSSIISPDVPSLVMGDQVRMKQILLNLVGNAVKFTEHGSVSVSVIAHKINDSSVSIKFSVSDTGIGVSKNQLSTIFESFAQADSSTTRKYGGTGLGLAIAKKFADLMKGEILVESEEGVGTTFHFSAPFDVCTENCITNKLNSENDKNNYSHIEKKKILVVEDSESNRMLIAFYIGESQHEMVLTENGLEGLEAFKEGDFDVVFMDIQMPVMDGLAATKAIREYEKEHSLEPIPIVALTANAFNEDRKLCFEAGCTRFLAKPIKKSELFMEISML from the coding sequence ATGAGTATACGTATTCAAGAACAAATACTTTTCGATTTGGCCATGGCGTTTGGCAATAGTCTTGATTTAAAAGATGTCCTCACAGAAGGTTTGCCGATCTATTTGCGCCGCCTCGGTTGTATGGCTGGAGCCGTACTTATGACGTCTACTGATGACGGTTTTCTTGGTTGTAAAATCGTTTCATCCTATCCAGTACTTGGTAAGACTCCCGAAGCAATTACATCTCTTATAGATATGGTTAAAAGTAATTCCGACTGTAAAGCTACAGATGAGTTTTGCTCAAAGCTCCCCATGCATAAAATCATAGCTGGGCGTAATGCATATCTTATGGAATTACCGGGTTTCGGTTTTTTAGTTCTCCTTAAGAGCGGTCACCCCCTTGGTAAGTCGCTCATAACTTCACTTCTGCCTATTAATACAAAAATAGCTAACGCGTGTATCTCCTGCGTCAGCTATCAACGTTATGCTGAACTGAACTCAGAATTACATAAAGAAGTTGCCGAACGTAAGATTGCAGTTCGCGAACTTATGGATAGCGAACGTCGTCATCGTGTTATTTTTGAATATTCCCCGCTTGGTATGATCCATTTTGATTCCGATGGCCTTATCAAAGATTGTAATGAGCCCTTTGCTCGATTAATGGGATCTACAAGACAAGATTTGCTTGGATTTGATTCAGTTCAAAATACCTCTCCAAAAATGAGCGCAGCTATTAAGATAGCTATTTCTGGCACACCTTCACTGTATGAGGATTACTATACTTCTGTGGTTGGCGGAAATGTTGTTTATCTGCGAGCTGTTTTTAATCCTGTTACACCCGGTAAAGCAAAGTCAGAAGTTATTGCTACTATTGAAGATTTTGCTAAACGCAAAGAGGCCGAAGAGTCCCTTCGCCAAAGTGAGTCCAGGCTTAGTAAAATACTTTCTTCAATTCAGGCTGGAGTACTTTTAATTGATCCTGCAACTCGTACCATAGTGGATTCTAATACCGAAGCGTGCAGATTAATAGGTCTTGAAAAAGAACAGATTGTAGGCCGCGTGTGTCACGATTTTATTTGTGCTGCTGAAAAGGGTAAATGTCCTGTTTTGGATTTGAAACAGGATGTCGATAAATCTGAGAGAATTCTTCTTACAGCAAGCGGAGCAAAGCTGACCGTTCAAAAAACGGTAAGCACAATTATTATTGATGGAAAAGAGCAACTTCTCGAGTGTTTTGTTGATATAACACAGCGCAAGGAAGCAGAAGAGCAGCTTATAAAAGCGAAAGATGCTATCGAGAATTATGCTAAAATACTTGAAGATACGAATGATCAGTTAACTAAAACAACTGCATCGAGGGATGACTTAGAACAAGAGGTTGCCGATCGCAAGCGGGCTGAAAGCCGTTTAAGAGAAAGCAGGCAACTTTATCAAGAACTTGTGGAAAATGCCGCCAGCATTATTTTAAGAATTGATAAAAATGGTCGCATAACCTTCTTTAATGAGTATGCAGAGCGTTTATTTGGATTTTCAAGAGATGAAATTATCGGTAGAAAAACTGTTGGGACCATTATTCCTGAAGTAGACAGTTCTGGTCGTTTTCTTAACGGTTTTGTGGATAAAATGTTCCATAATCCTGAAGGTTTTGTTAATCATGAAAATGAAAATATGCTTAAAGATGGAAGCCGTATATGGGTAGCATGGTCGAATAAGGCCTTATACAACTCTGATAATGAATTTACTGAAATGCTTTGTGTTGGATCGGATATTACTGAGCGGAGAAACTCAGAAAGAGCATTAAGATTCGCAAAATTGCAAGCAGAGGCAGCGAATAGAGCTAAATCTGAATTTTTAGCGAATATGAGTCATGAAATTCGTACTCCAATGAATGCTATTCTCGGAGTTGCAGATTTACTTGCTGATTCTGAATTAAATGAAGAACAACGTCATTATATACGTTTATTCGAGTCGGCAGGTGAAAGTTTAATGAATCTGATCAATGAGATTTTAGATTTATCGAAAATTGAAACTGGACATATGGAATTAGAGTCGGTGCCATTTAGTATACCAGTTCTGCTTGGTGATATAAGTGCTATTATGGAGATTTCAGCGGATTCTAAAGGGCTTGATTATTCAAGTATTATTTCTCCAGATGTACCCTCATTAGTTATGGGTGATCAGGTACGTATGAAACAGATATTGCTTAATTTGGTAGGCAATGCTGTTAAATTCACTGAACATGGAAGTGTCTCTGTTTCTGTTATAGCCCATAAAATTAATGATTCCAGCGTGTCTATTAAATTTAGTGTTTCTGATACTGGTATTGGCGTTTCAAAGAATCAATTAAGTACTATTTTTGAAAGCTTTGCGCAGGCTGATTCCTCTACAACCAGAAAATATGGTGGAACAGGCCTTGGTCTTGCTATTGCCAAAAAGTTTGCAGATTTGATGAAAGGTGAAATTCTAGTTGAGTCAGAAGAAGGCGTTGGTACGACATTCCATTTTTCAGCTCCATTTGATGTTTGCACTGAAAATTGCATTACGAACAAATTGAATAGTGAAAATGATAAGAATAATTATTCACATATAGAAAAGAAGAAAATTCTTGTTGTCGAAGACTCTGAGAGTAATAGAATGCTTATTGCTTTTTATATTGGGGAATCCCAGCATGAAATGGTTTTAACTGAAAATGGACTTGAAGGGTTAGAGGCCTTTAAAGAAGGTGATTTTGATGTAGTCTTCATGGATATTCAAATGCCTGTCATGGATGGGCTTGCTGCAACAAAAGCAATTCGGGAATATGAAAAAGAGCATTCACTTGAGCCTATACCGATAGTAGCTCTTACTGCTAATGCATTTAATGAAGACAGAAAGCTGTGTTTTGAAGCTGGATGCACCAGGTTCCTTGCTAAACCAATTAAAAAGAGCGAACTTTTTATGGAAATAAGTATGCTCTGA
- a CDS encoding SpoIIE family protein phosphatase, translating into MAGSGVTEAENSTKELFGDERVMNVLLTSNNILMGDKLAEAVRIWRNGAEQNDDTTIVEILRS; encoded by the coding sequence GTGGCAGGATCAGGTGTTACTGAGGCAGAAAATTCGACTAAGGAACTGTTCGGAGATGAACGGGTTATGAATGTTTTACTTACATCAAATAATATATTAATGGGTGATAAGCTTGCGGAAGCGGTAAGAATATGGCGCAATGGCGCTGAACAAAATGATGATACTACTATCGTTGAAATCCTTAGATCCTAA
- a CDS encoding sensor histidine kinase, translating to MILSKNRNNNIFGFKTIYIISIFLFCLFLNPSNSSAVSNSSEKLIGVLAKRGAIQCLNNWQATAQFLTQKVDGVTFKIVPLAFDEIERAVQNREIDFILANSSIYINLEHYYNVTRIATMKNLIEGKGYTRFGGVIFTRSDSNIKSLEELPGKKFAAVDEKSLGGWRVGLYAMIPFLPNKEKSFKELLFTGTHDSVVVAVRDGVVDAGTVRTDTLERMEREGSIDIKDFKELKSLDCPCYGSAFPFMLSTHLYPEWPIAKLEHVSDQLARRVASALFAMPADSIAAADSLVTGWTIPSNYQPVHNLLKSLKVDPYKDFGKVTLWEAVKQHRGTLAVACVLLAVSLLFAVTFFSLNRRLESSKDIAEKELSMRISEETRRKDVENMVRHELRSPAASISSGMTYLQMDEDLSADQLLLVDEIKKMADRMLHITTLNQEISKMESGRFKLKDGLINIYDIVEKELSLIRNYGESRGITLRTKGFNELSKRPIKGDESLIGIMIRNLISNAVEASPNEKDILITFDSTDSIILSVHNLGSVPVGIREVFFGKYVTKGKSSGTGLGTYLIKLIAENHRGSVFLDASIEGETTVGVVLPILTFDE from the coding sequence ATGATTTTATCCAAAAACCGGAATAATAATATTTTCGGTTTTAAGACTATTTATATAATTTCTATTTTTCTATTTTGTTTGTTTTTGAATCCTTCCAATAGTTCTGCGGTGAGTAATTCTTCCGAAAAGCTGATCGGTGTTTTAGCTAAAAGAGGAGCTATCCAGTGCCTTAATAACTGGCAGGCTACAGCCCAGTTTTTGACCCAGAAAGTTGACGGAGTGACTTTTAAAATAGTTCCATTAGCTTTTGATGAAATAGAACGCGCTGTTCAGAATCGTGAAATTGATTTTATTCTTGCAAATTCATCTATCTATATAAATCTTGAACATTATTACAATGTTACGAGAATTGCTACGATGAAGAATCTTATTGAGGGGAAAGGTTATACCCGGTTCGGTGGGGTTATATTCACGCGCTCTGATAGTAACATTAAATCTTTGGAAGAGCTGCCGGGTAAAAAATTTGCTGCTGTAGATGAGAAATCATTAGGTGGTTGGCGGGTTGGCTTATACGCGATGATTCCTTTTTTACCTAACAAGGAAAAAAGTTTTAAAGAGCTGCTTTTTACAGGAACACATGATTCTGTAGTTGTGGCTGTTCGTGATGGAGTTGTTGATGCGGGAACAGTTCGTACCGATACTCTCGAAAGAATGGAAAGAGAAGGTTCCATTGATATTAAAGATTTTAAAGAGCTTAAATCATTAGATTGCCCTTGTTATGGCTCTGCTTTCCCATTCATGTTAAGTACACACCTTTATCCTGAGTGGCCTATCGCGAAGCTTGAGCACGTATCAGATCAACTTGCGCGCAGGGTTGCAAGTGCTCTTTTTGCCATGCCTGCTGATAGTATTGCAGCTGCGGATTCTTTAGTAACAGGTTGGACTATTCCTTCGAACTACCAGCCTGTTCATAATCTGCTAAAGTCTCTTAAAGTAGATCCTTATAAAGATTTTGGTAAGGTGACATTGTGGGAGGCGGTTAAGCAACACCGTGGAACTCTCGCTGTCGCATGTGTGTTGTTAGCTGTATCGCTACTCTTTGCTGTTACTTTCTTTTCCCTGAATAGGCGCCTAGAATCCAGCAAAGATATCGCTGAAAAAGAGCTATCAATGCGTATAAGCGAAGAGACTAGGCGGAAGGATGTCGAGAATATGGTAAGGCATGAGCTACGCTCACCTGCGGCTTCTATTTCCTCTGGTATGACTTATTTACAAATGGACGAAGATTTATCTGCCGATCAGTTACTGCTCGTTGATGAAATCAAGAAAATGGCTGATCGGATGCTTCATATAACGACGCTCAATCAGGAAATATCAAAGATGGAGTCGGGGAGATTCAAACTCAAAGATGGGTTAATTAATATCTATGATATAGTGGAAAAAGAATTAAGTCTTATTCGTAATTATGGAGAGTCTAGGGGAATCACTCTTCGGACAAAAGGTTTCAATGAATTAAGTAAAAGGCCAATTAAAGGTGATGAAAGCCTGATCGGAATAATGATCCGCAATTTGATTAGTAATGCTGTTGAAGCTTCACCAAATGAAAAGGATATACTTATAACTTTTGACAGCACTGACTCGATTATATTGTCTGTACATAATTTGGGGTCAGTTCCTGTTGGAATTCGTGAAGTTTTTTTCGGTAAGTATGTAACCAAAGGTAAATCATCCGGAACAGGATTGGGAACTTATTTAATTAAATTAATAGCAGAAAATCACCGCGGCTCTGTGTTTCTCGATGCTTCTATAGAAGGTGAAACGACAGTGGGTGTTGTTCTTCCAATATTGACTTTTGATGAGTAA
- a CDS encoding GtrA family protein, which produces MQNILDRHLILYILIGIWGAVVDFGSFYILNAILDGQYIIANTVGSFLGILNNFIFNYKYNFKVTDNFLKRCAIFFAIGISGIVVSNFIMLVLVGNYNLNSSFAKLAALCFVVAAQYTINRFVTFKKNM; this is translated from the coding sequence ATGCAAAACATTCTCGATAGGCACCTTATTTTATATATATTAATTGGCATATGGGGTGCTGTAGTTGATTTCGGTTCTTTTTATATTCTAAACGCAATCCTTGACGGACAATACATAATTGCTAACACGGTAGGTTCTTTCCTTGGAATTTTGAATAACTTTATCTTTAACTACAAATACAATTTCAAAGTTACTGACAATTTCCTAAAGCGTTGCGCTATCTTTTTTGCGATTGGTATAAGCGGAATAGTTGTATCTAATTTCATTATGCTGGTCTTGGTAGGAAACTATAATTTAAATAGTAGCTTTGCAAAATTAGCTGCCCTCTGCTTTGTTGTTGCTGCGCAATACACTATTAACCGTTTTGTTACTTTCAAAAAAAATATGTAG
- a CDS encoding glucosyltransferase domain-containing protein: MQGFKINTEDKNFIMLFAGMAFLYVLPMLIANTPYNDDFCRILTGNSWDDDGRLLPSLLMRFLVHSTSIYDPAPLPLLLSIPIFTMGGFMIKKLFIDVDNAFIAAIIAFGFIFNPFLVRLFIYQLDSLGLALSLVLLIIPFALILPETNKKRLKYHAACILCIFLSMNSYQASLGFFMSLAVIEFVYSAYKNQFNGIFKTLLNRVMQLVLAFVGYKLFLKLFFIANIARRAANAKTLDLSGQGLQQFFDNCLQMATSILISLSQMQTILLALLFTISIVFVVHLYKKNVLAAKINSTAKIGLLLIIIAPLIIFTFSFIHMAVLKKYSGLNVQVLTSFSGVTAFLLLVPGWFINNKKILCLLVVPVLLTSLGFSYLAGNLVKIESDFHQPLITSIVLDINNSNPGKDTKLYYSGQLPHSRYFNRMIKIFPIMDSLDTNNPWGFKYRLPYYGCGLHIDNYQDIDHKPLETTVNIPALPIIAKNHYYTLYKYNSDLLLTFK; encoded by the coding sequence ATGCAAGGTTTTAAGATAAATACGGAAGATAAAAACTTTATTATGCTCTTTGCAGGGATGGCATTTCTATATGTCCTGCCTATGCTAATAGCAAACACTCCGTATAATGATGACTTTTGCAGAATCTTAACAGGTAATTCATGGGATGATGACGGACGGCTGCTTCCCTCCCTGCTAATGCGCTTTCTAGTGCACTCCACAAGTATTTACGATCCTGCTCCGTTACCCCTGTTATTATCCATTCCCATCTTCACTATGGGCGGATTTATGATTAAAAAATTATTCATAGATGTGGATAATGCTTTCATCGCAGCGATTATTGCTTTCGGATTTATCTTTAATCCATTCCTAGTGCGTCTTTTCATATACCAACTGGACAGCTTGGGACTTGCTTTAAGTCTGGTATTACTCATTATACCGTTTGCTCTCATTTTACCGGAAACCAACAAAAAAAGGCTTAAATATCACGCGGCTTGTATTCTCTGTATTTTTCTAAGCATGAACTCTTATCAGGCTTCTCTGGGCTTCTTTATGTCCCTAGCCGTAATTGAATTTGTATATAGCGCGTATAAAAATCAATTTAACGGGATTTTTAAAACCCTGTTAAACCGCGTGATGCAACTTGTGCTGGCTTTCGTTGGGTACAAATTGTTTTTAAAATTATTTTTTATTGCCAATATTGCCCGCCGCGCAGCTAATGCAAAAACGTTGGATTTGTCAGGGCAAGGGTTGCAGCAATTCTTTGATAACTGCCTGCAAATGGCTACATCAATACTGATCTCACTAAGTCAAATGCAAACAATCCTTTTGGCATTGCTGTTCACCATAAGCATAGTATTTGTTGTCCACTTATATAAAAAGAATGTCCTTGCGGCGAAGATCAACTCTACTGCGAAGATAGGTCTTCTGCTTATCATCATTGCACCGCTAATAATCTTTACTTTTTCCTTCATACACATGGCCGTACTAAAAAAATATTCAGGATTAAACGTACAGGTTTTGACATCATTCAGCGGCGTTACAGCTTTCCTTTTGCTTGTGCCGGGCTGGTTCATTAATAATAAAAAGATATTATGCCTGCTGGTAGTCCCTGTGCTGCTAACATCATTAGGATTCAGCTATCTAGCCGGTAATCTGGTTAAAATTGAATCAGACTTTCATCAACCGCTAATCACTTCAATTGTTCTGGATATCAACAACTCAAACCCGGGTAAAGATACAAAGCTCTATTACTCAGGACAGCTTCCACATTCACGATACTTCAATCGTATGATAAAAATATTTCCTATAATGGACTCTTTAGATACCAATAATCCTTGGGGCTTTAAGTATCGTCTACCTTACTACGGCTGCGGCTTACATATTGATAATTACCAAGACATCGACCATAAACCGCTTGAAACAACAGTAAACATCCCAGCTTTGCCAATTATAGCTAAAAATCATTACTACACACTTTACAAATATAACTCAGATTTATTGCTGACATTTAAGTAG
- a CDS encoding glycosyltransferase family 2 protein: MPENKVLSIIVPVYNEEEVLYMFMKRVSKVIKTIPGIQAEYIFINDGSTDDTLEKLISLKKSYPQIMIIDFSRNFGKEAALTAGLQYANGDITIPIDVDLQDPPELIPEMITKWNEGFDVVLAHRSNRDSDTFLKRFSANCFYKLNNKISTPSIPDNVGDYRLMTRTVVNALNNLPESKRFMKGLFAWVGFKTTQVEYVRPERAVGESKFNGWKLWNFALEGLTSFGTAPLRVWTYIGALVAGISFIMTMKILIQVLFMGVDVPGYASIMVAVTFLGGLQLIGIGTLGEYLGRTYMESKNRPVFIVRSIL; the protein is encoded by the coding sequence GTGCCTGAAAACAAAGTACTATCCATCATTGTACCCGTATATAATGAAGAAGAAGTTCTATACATGTTTATGAAACGTGTTTCTAAAGTTATAAAAACCATACCCGGTATTCAGGCAGAATATATTTTTATTAATGATGGCAGTACAGATGACACTCTGGAAAAACTCATTTCATTAAAAAAATCATACCCACAAATTATGATTATTGACTTCAGCCGTAACTTCGGCAAAGAAGCAGCCCTCACCGCGGGATTACAATATGCAAACGGTGATATCACCATTCCCATTGATGTGGATTTGCAAGACCCTCCGGAACTCATTCCTGAAATGATCACTAAATGGAACGAAGGATTTGATGTTGTCCTAGCTCATCGCAGCAACAGAGACAGTGACACATTTCTAAAACGTTTTTCAGCGAATTGTTTTTACAAGTTGAATAATAAAATCTCAACACCATCGATACCAGACAATGTCGGGGATTACAGATTAATGACCCGCACTGTTGTGAACGCGCTGAACAACCTCCCTGAATCCAAACGGTTTATGAAAGGTCTTTTTGCCTGGGTAGGTTTTAAAACCACGCAAGTTGAATATGTGCGCCCTGAAAGAGCTGTGGGAGAATCCAAGTTTAACGGCTGGAAATTATGGAATTTCGCTCTGGAAGGTTTAACTAGCTTCGGAACCGCCCCCTTGCGCGTCTGGACTTACATCGGAGCACTAGTGGCAGGTATATCTTTTATTATGACCATGAAAATTTTAATACAGGTACTTTTCATGGGTGTTGATGTGCCCGGTTACGCATCTATAATGGTAGCAGTAACATTTTTAGGCGGATTGCAACTTATCGGTATAGGAACTTTAGGTGAATATCTGGGGCGTACCTATATGGAATCAAAGAATAGACCTGTTTTCATTGTGCGCTCAATTTTATAA
- a CDS encoding carbon-nitrogen hydrolase family protein: MKTLIALVMCMMFPLLAFAGPPTPDCCPPDYEQTVLDSYRMLKVQSSVYQTLPPSGKGIRLGIYQAQADYGPGASLKNMNRLEDIAQMAKAQGIQLLAFPELYVPGYTLSPDEAKKVAEFSSGPSITRAKKIAAKLKMAMLVPYAEKVKTKEGLLYFDSIALINEKGELVTSYKKTHLYGQQERDNWSFGSEPPPVFEVFGFPVGVLNCYENEFPELSRILALNGAKLIVGPTAADGYYRLPNGKRSAVPYPDISTIMLPAYAYANNVFFAYANRVGYEKRGKDEWLYRGNSLVIGPHADIIIAADHRQDTLLIADCIPEYYGMTHPAPEYNYLKDRRPELYGPLTAPKANLPGGWTYPTFKNGKEIGREQ, encoded by the coding sequence ATGAAAACACTTATCGCTTTAGTTATGTGTATGATGTTCCCGCTTCTGGCTTTTGCAGGTCCACCTACGCCGGATTGCTGTCCACCGGATTACGAACAGACCGTGTTAGATAGTTATCGTATGTTGAAAGTTCAGAGTTCTGTCTATCAAACCCTGCCACCATCGGGTAAAGGAATTAGATTGGGGATTTATCAGGCTCAAGCCGATTACGGCCCCGGCGCATCCCTAAAAAACATGAACCGTCTGGAAGATATTGCTCAGATGGCTAAAGCTCAGGGCATTCAGCTTCTAGCCTTTCCCGAACTATACGTTCCCGGATACACTTTAAGCCCTGATGAAGCTAAAAAAGTAGCCGAATTCTCTAGCGGTCCCAGCATTACCAGAGCAAAAAAAATTGCTGCAAAATTAAAAATGGCCATGCTCGTGCCTTATGCTGAAAAGGTTAAAACCAAAGAGGGACTGCTTTATTTCGATTCCATCGCCCTGATTAATGAAAAAGGCGAATTGGTGACCAGCTATAAAAAAACGCACCTATACGGGCAGCAAGAACGTGACAACTGGTCATTTGGAAGTGAACCACCACCAGTGTTTGAGGTTTTCGGTTTTCCCGTGGGCGTGCTGAATTGCTATGAAAACGAATTTCCAGAACTCTCACGAATACTAGCTCTCAACGGAGCCAAACTTATCGTTGGCCCCACAGCAGCTGATGGCTACTACCGTTTACCCAATGGCAAACGAAGCGCTGTTCCCTACCCTGATATATCTACCATAATGCTTCCAGCGTATGCCTACGCCAACAACGTTTTCTTCGCCTATGCCAATCGCGTAGGCTATGAGAAACGTGGAAAAGATGAATGGCTCTACCGCGGAAACAGCCTCGTCATCGGCCCCCACGCTGACATAATCATCGCCGCAGATCACAGACAAGACACGTTACTGATAGCAGACTGTATTCCTGAATACTACGGTATGACTCACCCTGCGCCTGAGTATAACTATCTCAAGGACAGACGCCCTGAATTATACGGCCCGCTCACAGCGCCCAAGGCTAATTTACCGGGAGGCTGGACATACCCCACCTTTAAAAACGGAAAAGAGATCGGTCGCGAGCAGTAA
- a CDS encoding VOC family protein — translation MKTHTGKHLSDSPVTKLVATLILLAFFGLTGCASKIIVPPISETATDIHYSGKFVWFDLFTTDINAASNFYHALFGWGFQDTSTANPDVKTVFQNGKPIANMINRSTKSESSQWLSYMSVPDVDSAVVIVQNNNGSVYKDSKEFPDRGKVAIILDPQKAAVALLTSSTGDPQDGNFIPNRWLGCELWTTDVDMAVSFYQKLAGYEVNLVDVHAKVEYRMLFSDGKRRAGVVSIPWKDITPEWVPYILVEDVLQTTAKALELGGKILISPDMSVKEGHIAILSDPTGAVFGIQQLENN, via the coding sequence ATGAAGACACACACTGGAAAACATCTCTCAGATTCCCCTGTAACAAAATTAGTTGCGACTTTGATCCTCCTCGCTTTTTTCGGCCTGACCGGATGCGCTAGCAAGATCATAGTACCACCTATCTCTGAGACAGCTACGGACATACATTATTCGGGTAAATTCGTATGGTTTGATCTCTTTACAACGGATATAAACGCTGCCTCGAACTTCTATCATGCTCTTTTCGGTTGGGGTTTTCAGGATACCAGTACAGCTAATCCCGATGTGAAAACCGTTTTTCAAAATGGTAAACCCATCGCGAACATGATTAATCGCAGCACCAAATCAGAATCTTCGCAATGGCTTTCATACATGTCAGTTCCAGATGTCGACAGCGCCGTTGTTATCGTCCAAAACAATAACGGTTCCGTATATAAAGATTCCAAAGAATTTCCAGATCGCGGCAAAGTTGCCATAATTCTAGACCCGCAAAAAGCCGCAGTTGCACTTCTGACCTCCTCTACCGGAGATCCGCAGGATGGTAATTTTATTCCTAACCGCTGGCTCGGATGTGAATTGTGGACCACAGATGTTGACATGGCTGTGTCTTTTTACCAAAAGCTCGCTGGTTATGAAGTGAATCTCGTAGATGTGCATGCAAAAGTTGAATATCGCATGCTGTTCAGCGACGGTAAGAGGCGTGCTGGAGTAGTCAGTATCCCATGGAAAGACATTACACCTGAATGGGTTCCTTATATTCTTGTCGAAGATGTCCTTCAAACCACTGCTAAGGCGCTGGAACTTGGGGGCAAAATTCTTATATCCCCAGACATGAGCGTTAAAGAAGGCCACATAGCTATTCTTTCTGATCCAACTGGTGCAGTCTTTGGCATCCAGCAACTGGAGAACAATTAA